In Larimichthys crocea isolate SSNF chromosome XI, L_crocea_2.0, whole genome shotgun sequence, the sequence GAGCCCAGATGACCTGCTGGACGCCATCAAGACCCGCTCAGAGAGCCGCAACATGGACCTCAACTACCGCGGCATGCTCAGTCAGTGCTGTTATTCAAACATCAAGTGGAAAGTgtaatattgtttatttctgtgtttttcatgtttttcatgttcttgGATTTCAGTACCAGAGGAGAACATTGCCACCATGAAGTACGGAGCTCAGGTCGTGAAGGGGGAGCTTAAGTCTGCGCTGCTGGACGGAGACACCCAGAACTACGATCTGGACCACGGCTTCTCCAGACATCCCATCGAGGAGGACGGCAGAGCCGGGATCCAGGTCAAACTCGGCCAGTCGTCCATAATCAATCACGTCCGCCTGCTTTTGTGGGACAGAGACAGCCGGTAAGACAAGCTCGTCTCATCCTGATAatgcagacaaaaaaagaactTGCATACATAGAAGGTTTTTTCGTGCGTCCTACCAATCAAAAGTTTGGAATCACCTGCCACAAAAGCTTCAGTCAGTGCAGTCAGAAGGCTGAGAGGACTACTCTGTAGAAAGAAGAAGGAACAGGTGTGTTGCTTTAGCAAATATGTtcttcaaatttcaaaataaaaggttgtTCTGAGGTTTGCACTGTTGGAACTAGATGAGGGAATATCAGGTGTGAACTGATAAGTCACAGTTAGACTGCAGAGGCACCGCCGTGGTTCAATAACGACCTCGGGTCAGTTACGCTATTCTGGTCAAACAGCACTGTGGGGACATCGACTAAATGGACGTTTTAATCATCTCATTCTTCTTGTTTTGGGGCCAGACgtatttgaaatgtaaataatacaTCTGGTGCCAGAATTTAAATAGACGTTACTGAAGGAAAGAAGACAAACGTCAATACAACAAGTGATTCAAACTTTTGAAGTGGGAGAGTGCAAACTGTATCAGCAAGGTCACAAGAGAGCTTAACTCAGATAATCactgttcttcttttttcttgtctctTCTGTTTCAAAGTTTTTTTAACTGACTTTATACGGTGATGACAAACTGAGGCTGAGTTTGTGCGCTCATTTAAAATGTCGTTCTGGATTAAGGTCCTACTCCTACTACATCGAGGTATCTATGGATGAGCTGGACTGGGTGCGCGTCGTGGACCATTCCAAGTATCTCTGCCGTTCCTGGCAGAATCTCTACTTCACACCACGAGTCTGCAGGTGAGTTACCACCAACAGTTAAAATTCATAGGCCGGAGCTGTTATGGACAAGTTTATGCATGTTTCTGCTTATTTACAAACAAACCAGGGCGATCTTTTCACTATAGATTAATCTGTTGATGACTGACtaactgatcagctgtttctcaaCATCCAAGGTGACTTCCTCAATTTTCCACAACCCAAACAGAAGCTTTCTGAGAATCTGAAATTCAgaatttgtacatttttttttcttaaacctTGACCCAAAActattaattgattatcaaagTAAATTAATTGCAGATTAATTTAATAGTTGTCAAATAATCAGTTGATCGACTAATCCTTGCAGCTCTACAcctgtactgtttttttttggtgttttgtcGTCGTGCCAGGCTGGAGAATTTGGTGGCATGACGTGccaaaacaaatctgatttaatCTTTGTAATTTATGCCAAGCATGAGCTTGTCTGCCTGctctttgccataacttgccTTGACCTGGTGTACGTAGCAGTTACGGTTTATCTTGAGGTTGTTGGTTGTAGTTGATCTGGATTACGTTCTCAGTGTTGTACAAACCACACCACAGgacagacacatttcagtcaatTACTCCAGTTGCCTGCCGAGTCCGAGAGGCTGGAGAGCAACTTTGGATTTGGAAGAGTTTGAGATAATGGTGTGCAAACATCCAAACGGATGTTAGAAGGTGTGACTCGCATTTGCCCGAAGGAATGCAACAATGGTGCTGCGCCAtcatacaaacacaagcaaCATTCCACATCCAGATTCTTGTGCAAGATGAGCCCAAAACAATATCTATACCCTCAGTTATTTAGCACACCTGAAGGTTTCTCCTCATTGCTTAATGATTGGCTTGCTGTTGTTTGGTTTTCCTGCTCACTAACATCTGACGTTGCTCTTTGTGTCTCAGGTACGTTCGCATCGTGGGAACACACAACACGGTCAACAAGGTCTTCCACCTCGTGGCTTTTGAATGCATGTTCACCAACCGCTCCTTCACCCTGGAGAGCGGCCTTTTGGGTaagctgcagaaagagagacagaacagaaaatctGCGGAACCTGAAATATTTctaaagaatttaaaaatgaaaagtctgTAACCCAGCCTCCAATGTCTGCAGTGCCCGGTGAGAACGTGGCGACCATCGCGTCCTGTGCCAGCGTCATCGAGGGTGTGAGCCGTAGCAGAAACGCCTTGCTCAACGGCGACACGCGCAACTACGACTGGGACTCCGGCTACACGTGCCATCAACTGGGCTCTGGAGCAATCGTCATCCAGCTGGCTCAGCCTTACTCCATTACATCCTTGAGGTACAGCTGGGCTCGTCATTAACCCTGAAATCTCAACATCTGGTGACATGATTGAGCCGCTGTGCTGATGAGTCAAACGCTGTCCGTCGTTGTATGAATTTTAAAGCCTTCACTTCCTGTCCCCgttcaggctgctgctgtgggacTGTGACGAGCGCTCCTACAGTTATTACATCGAAGTCTCCACCAACCAGCAGCAGTGGACGAAGGTGGTGGACCGCACCAGGGTGGCATGTCGGTGAGGCTCACATTTGCTCCTCACTCACTTCCTTTAACACTGGGATGTCGACATTTTGAATAACTTCACCCGCTGatctaaaaatgaaagaaatgtaagTTAAgtctgcacatgtgcacataaGGTTAGTTTGGATTTACTGAAGTGGAGTTGTATGAGGTATTTATCCAGAGTCGGTGTATTATCTACAGTAAACAGCGGTTGGCACACTCCCGGATAGGGATGTGCGATATAACGTAGTTTACGATATatcgtcaaaaacattccccacggtaagaatatgtcatcccacgataaaaacgctaaattcccattgatgacgtatgtatgtgcacactcgcagcccaacaCGCATGTTGACAAACATGGCGGAAGGCGGAGCAGATACTCCGGGCAGTGTGGAGCTCTTTCGtcacagcgaggagctctttcgtcacagcgaggagctctttcctcacagcgaggagctctttcctcacgctcCGGTtgccaatcagacactcggtcaaacctccacagacagcctgaaatgtccgtgaagcagagactatccaggtggattcacagactaaactctgatcatctacctgtgtgtgttctcactttgtttatttcatgtatcagcttctaaatctgaatctgactcgcaatttacagcaaaatataatgacaggaaagacagacagacagaacgaACAATAACAAAGAGCGAGCGCCAGCCTTTAAAGCTGTcattaatcagcaaaataaaaagttatttcctgattgttttcacagcggttacattcagcaggtatagacccgcccaccaccagctccccctAGCCTTTactattattttggtgaaagaTAAAAGATCAGGCTGAATTGGCGTTTATTTATCGTTATTTTTATCGTTACCCtgataaataccagaaattatcGGGATAAATTTTTTTGTCCATACCGCCCATCCCTACTCCGACCGGCaatttgcacagggtattttattttgaaaatccaccggcttctctgtgctgtttctgagAGGTAAAATTACTTTTCTGGTAGGAGACAGTGATGTCAATCTGGTGGCATGGTATCGCGGGGAAGATATTGTAAATATAGCATGTAGTTAAActgatatttctgttttcagctgTTGCTGCCCCTGTCCACAGTAGCTTCAAGAAAACATAATACCAGACGTTAATGTTGTAAAGTAAATACGATCcgaacattttctgtgtttgttttgatgttttccgTAACGTCCTCTCTTACAGATCATGGCAGACATTGAAGTTTGATAAGCAGCCTGCTTCCTTCATACGTATCGTTGGGACTCACAACACTGCTAATGAGGTGAAAACACAAGTTCACACGTGTCGGGTACATAAACGTGTTAATATCCAGCTGGTTCATAGAAGAATaatacagtgtatatatttgtttgctGGTTGTATCAGGCTGGTAAAGTAGACTGACTTTGACCCACAGGCGGACTTGTTGTTAAGCAGCGTTGTGTGTGATTTCTCTTCAGGTGTTCCACTGTGTTCACTTCGAGTGCCCGGCTCAGCTGGACACGGAGGTTAATGAAGGCAGCCCGGGCCTGGACTCCTCCGATTCTGGGACCGCCTCCCAGCAGCCGCGACCCCAGCGACCTTCGCGCACGCACAGCCTGCTGCCCTCCCAGCccacctcctcgtcctcgtcctcgtcctcgcaGTCCCATCTTTAAGAGCCCCGTCGCCCGCCGCCCCCCACCCCTTTTATTGGAAGGTGTTGAGAGGAAGGGAGACCTCAGAATGCCATTTTGCACAGCCTCCATCATCCAGACTGCACTGCTACAACGCTGCTAAAGGCGATCGTCTCATTGTCATAACCCATGGTTCGTCTGTCATAAGTGCAACATTAGAGACTGGTATATCTGTAGCAGCAGTATTTAGGGCTCCAGTCTTCCCAGTTTTGAAGCAGAAAGTTAGGTATTACATCCACTGGCTCATACATTTTTGTGAAGGTACTTTTTAGCTACTAAGACTCAAGTTTTTTCCAAAATCATGACAGTGGAATCTTTACTTCTCCAAAGATGAGGCACACACTGAACTGTGGTGATACTGTACCACCAAAGAGCAGTAAGACCAGGGTGGGTGGTGGTTTGGGGAGGGTGGGAGGGTGGGCGGTGGTTACTCTCTGAATTTTACGAGTTAATATTTCCAAAAGAGACGAATTTTATCCTTGAAACAAgctatttttttaagaaaactgtCTTAAAAGATTCGACTCTACTCTACTTTTCATACCATCAAGCTAACGGAGTAGCAGTCGAGTATTTTTCAAAGGTTTGGAATTGAATTCATCAAACAGTTGCCAAAGCTGTGGAGCTTAACGCATTCTGTGGCATTCGTATGCAATTTGCACTTAATCCAATTatgcatttgcatatttaagTAATGGCTGTTGAGTATTTGTTGACAGGCTTTCACAcccggagaaaaaaaaacaaaaaactaaatcggtggttcttctttttaaaaaattcatacctcaagaaaaaaaacaaaacctcacGAAGGCTGAACTTAGATCGAATGAAGTGTCTtaatttttagtattttaagcacttagcttagcacaaatgATTTGGGGGAATTAATTAGGTTGTGGCAAAAAATTGGGGCTGAGGGACTCGGACCAAACGATGTATGCACTCGGGCTGCAGGGAGGAAAGTTTATATACCGTAGATCAACGTGCAGCTGCTATCGGCACTTTATTTTACTCAGATACACAGAAATAAAGGTCGCAGCTTGGGTCTTCTGACTGAAGTAGAGTACTGAAGATGTGGATTTGGTAACTTTCTGTTTTGTATGttgaattaatttaaacacTTCCTCGCTCTTGGATCTGTCAGGTTtgagctgtgtgttgtgtgttctacttgtttttttttttttttttttttttttttttggaggattGTTTAAATGAAGCTATCAGTGctgtgttcctgtttgtttcgGTTTGTCCTGATGTTGCACTTTTGAGTTGTTtgtcttgaaaaaaaacaaaaaaacaaaactcctttttatttcaaaccTTTTTATTTGATGTCGTGTAACCTGAAATGACCCCGGGTGACCCGCTGATGTTTCATTCTTTAGTCATCCCCATCGACGTTTTAGAAGATTACCCATAGTTGGACGAAGTCTTCCTTAATAACTAACCATAGAAATGGAATAGGGCTTTGTTCAGGTTACATTGTAAAAGAACGCACTCCCCACCCCCCATCTAcctttatgtatgtgtatagttttacttaatatatatattagttttGACCATTGACGTGTGATTGCATTTCACTGCCTCTTGTTCAATACAACGCCTGTCAAAAATGTGATTATGGAAACAACTGACATTGTTCATGAATGTTCATTGCTGTGAGGGGTCACGCCCGTCTGCTTGCCTGAATCGCTGCTGTTGAACACAGTGGAGGGAGGTCTTTGATACAAGCAACACAGTGACCTCTATCTTCTGTTTTAGCCTCGAGAGTCTCTGTTACAAACCAGCGGTGGTGATCGATCAGTCAACAAGTATTCATCGTGCTCCAGGCACTGACGATCTGGTAGCTATTTAGAAATGTTGATGTGTAAATGCTGCCCAAGGAGCTGTTTTATTGTcatgaatcatttaaaacaaaaaaacatctcattttGAACCTCAGAGCATTTCTGTCTTGTTTCTAAAACCCACCTTTACATATTGAACCGATGAGCATTATATGGAAATAATCACACGTCGGTTAAACTTTGCGTCCATCGCTGATCACAGGCAGAATCCAGAGGGGCCCTGGGATAAAGTCTAGTTTAGTTTTAAAGCCGTTATCATCTCACTTTACTCTGTACTTACATAGCAAACATTCTTAAATTCTGTACCTCAATCTGCTCTGATCAATGTTTTTACAACATTACTGAGccttttagcgtctttcagcctGTTGTTTTGGTTCCTAGCTGCAGCTAATAGAGAAAATAACCCAATAAGTCCATCGTACaccaacaaatacacacatgtgaCTACATggtgaacatttagcagctataGTATCATATGTATGTATCGCCcgggagttggtggagaccaaatcTGAGCTAAATGgacagtgaatattggacttgtGTTCATCTGGTGAACAggtctgcctctttctctcataATAACTGatcattttcaccaaaataacgATGAATGTTGAGGGTGCAGGTCATCGAGGAAGTACAAACAGCGGAGGCATGTGCACTACGATTGGATGAATGAGTGGACATGCCAAAAGACGCACAGCTCTCcgcatttaataaccaataacaaaacataattatagAGGATTTTATCAACCCTAAACACATATAAGCTAATAACTGATGATACTCTGGTGGAATCCTGTCTCAGGttgatgtttattttcctttaattaCAAATGTATTAcagagttaaaggtccagtgtgtagactTCTAGTGGTGTAATCATCACATCAGCCTCACCTGAGTGTAAAAGAGAAACATATTCtgaacacactgcacctttttaaAGGGTATTTAACTggaatattatttaataaagcAGCCTTCTGAATACCCGTGCACGGTTATATCGGTTCACAATCCACATGGAAAAGATCTGTTTTCACTCCAGGTCAAAAATTCATAGTATCGCCTCTCGTTTATCGGTCGGGCTTTACGTTTCAAGCAGCCTCTAACCCTGACAGTGTAAATCACACAGTTATCCCAACGCTAAAGGCATTTTTCTGTGGTTAAAGCAGCGTTACGGTTCATTAAATGTAAGGTCTGAGTGCTAATACTAGTTTTTTTAGGAGTCGGTCTTGTTCTGTGACAATCATTGAGTCTGTTTTTCAAATGTCTCGGGTCATTTTAAGACCAGATGTACACGCTGGAACGTGTTTAACTCCAATCAGAGACTGCACCAGGTGATTTCATTGACTAGTTCTTTGGGTCCAATCCATGAAAATCAACATTCAACAAACATCAGGctgagagaagaaacaaaagatccATTCGTTTAACATGACACTATCACCACAGAGGTCGATATACAAGGCCCTTCGACATTAATCTGATCCGGGATCCATTTCTTTTGTGGTTAAAGCAGCGTTCGGTTCATTGAACGTAACGTCTGAGTataattcttgttttttaggagttttaagtaacaaaaacaatataaaaaaagtcaaattttcaggtgatttttacatgtttgtcttattttgaaaataaatctcacacactgcaccttttttaAAGGATATTTAACTGGAATATTCTTTAATAAAGCAGCCTTCTGAATACAAAAATTCATAGTATCGCCTCTCGTTTATCGGTTGGGCTTTACGTTTCAAGCAGCCTCTAACCCTGACAGTGTTAATCACACAGTTATCCCAACGCTAAAGGCGTTTTTCTGTGGTTAAAGCAGCGTTGCGGTTCATTTAACGTAAGGTCTGAGTGctaatacttgttttttttaggagttttaagtaacaaaaacaaaaaatctaattttcaggtgattttttacatgtttgtcttattttgaaaataaatctcacacactggacctttaagtcttcAGTGTAATCTGGTAAAAACGGATTACAGTGAGtgagttaaacacacacacacacacactttgtgctCATTTTAATAAGTTTGCAtcataatttttttattattaacatttggAGGCGTGATGGTGCGTTTAcgtgtcactttgtttttcctcatttctctTGAATATTGACATTTCTGGTTCGCTGATGGACGCGTTTCCGGCCCAGCATACTTTCGTAGCAGCGACGTGTGAACAGGGCTGGTCATGAGCTGATAAGAAGGGGAAGGCCTTCCTCTACCtctttattttgcctttttccACGGAGCCCGACGCGTTTTTTCTTTCCACGGTCGCTGTGCGTGGGTTTAACGCGTGTCGGAGGTTTTTCGACGCTTTTCGGTGCGGGCTGAAACACCGGGACCCCCCtcctcatctgtgtgttttttgtgtgtgtgtttgtcggtCCAGCTGATCAATGCATCCCTGAGCCGTTAACGGAAGCTTTCCGTGCACCGGACACCGTTTGGCACCGATCCGTggactttaaaacattttttttttgttagattcaAGTGTTGGATCGgggtttttcctcctctgggtCTCATTGAAGGAGCAGGCCTCGGACTCATCCCCAGCCTCGCGTTCCCATATcagggtttttgtgtgtgtgtgagtgtgagtgtgtgtgtgtgtgtgtgtgtgtgctggaagTCATGGGAGACACAAGTGAACGAAGCAAAGCTCCGAGCCTGCCTCCCCGGTGCCCGTGTGGATTCTGGGGGtaagagtttttctttatttttattctaattaGAATAAAAAGCTGCCGCCTGACGCTGGAATCTGCTCAGCGGGTTCAACTCGTCCAAagccattgttgttgttctgttgtaCAGGCcgaggggtggggggttgggaAGTTGGCTGATAAATAAACCTCCCCACCGTGAACACCGGACACATTTCCGACGTTTTTATCGCCCGTGTGCGGACGCTCCGGTCGCCTGGCGCGCCGGGcaccgtgtttttttttaaccgaaGCTTTCACCGTGTTTTTTAACGGCAGATCGGTGAAGCAGGAGATGACGTACCCGAGCACAGCATGATTTATTACCAGCAGGTTCCTTTTAAAAACCAGCCCTGCTTCCTTCCAAAGATTCAaaccgattaatcgattaatccgACCCGAGCTGCAGTTTAacttatttctgctttttctttctttcttttctttcttttctttt encodes:
- the btbd9 gene encoding BTB/POZ domain-containing protein 9, producing MSNSHPLRPLASVSEIDHIHLLSEQLGALVLGEEYSDVTFIVEGKRFPAHRVILAARCHYFRALLYGGMKESQPQAEVCLEETRAEAFSMLLNYLYTGRASLSSAREEVLLDFLGLAHRYGLQPLEDSTSEFLRTILHTNNVCLVFDVASLYSLSALSAACCAYMDRHAPEVLNSDGFLMLSKTALLTVVRRDSFAASEKEIFQALCRWCRQHVDGADTQEVMAAVRLPLMTLTEMLNVVRPSGLLSPDDLLDAIKTRSESRNMDLNYRGMLIPEENIATMKYGAQVVKGELKSALLDGDTQNYDLDHGFSRHPIEEDGRAGIQVKLGQSSIINHVRLLLWDRDSRSYSYYIEVSMDELDWVRVVDHSKYLCRSWQNLYFTPRVCRYVRIVGTHNTVNKVFHLVAFECMFTNRSFTLESGLLVPGENVATIASCASVIEGVSRSRNALLNGDTRNYDWDSGYTCHQLGSGAIVIQLAQPYSITSLRLLLWDCDERSYSYYIEVSTNQQQWTKVVDRTRVACRSWQTLKFDKQPASFIRIVGTHNTANEVFHCVHFECPAQLDTEVNEGSPGLDSSDSGTASQQPRPQRPSRTHSLLPSQPTSSSSSSSSQSHL